In a genomic window of Meriones unguiculatus strain TT.TT164.6M chromosome 8, Bangor_MerUng_6.1, whole genome shotgun sequence:
- the Scrib gene encoding protein scribble homolog isoform X3, which yields MLKCIPLWRCNRHVESVDKRHCSLQAVPEEIYRYSRSLEELLLDANQLRELPKPFFRLLNLRKLGLSDNEIQRLPPEVANFMQLVELDVSRNDIPEIPESIKFCKALEIADFSGNPLSRLPDGFTQLRSLAHLALNDVSLQALPGDVGNLANLVTLELRENLLKSLPASLSFLVKLEQLDLGGNDLEVLPDTLGALPNLRELWLDRNQLSALPPELGNLRRLVCLDVSENRLEELPVELGGLALLTDLLLSQNLLQRLPDGIGQLKQLSILKVDQNRLCEVTEAIGDCENLSELILTENLLTALPRSLGKLTKLTNLNVDRNHLEVLPPEIGGCVALSVLSLRDNRLAVLPPELAHTAELHVLDVAGNRLRSLPFALTHLNLKALWLAENQAQPMLRFQTEDDAQTGEKVLTCYLLPQQPLPSLEDPGHQSSPSESCSDAPLSRVSVIQFVETLEGDEDAEEAAAEKRGLQRRATPHPSELKVMKRGIEERRNEAFICKPDPIPPSPSEEEKRLSAESALSGGSAPSASTASEGEPEILLAEVPDQQEAIPGQEEDTEEDYEEPTVHFAEDTLLPREDGEYEEGQPETPWQLPSGRQRLIRKDTPHYKKHFKISKLPQPEAVVALLQGVQTDREGPTGGWHNGPHTPWAPRAQEEEEEEENRVEEEGEATTEEEDKEEAVASAPSVKGVSFDQANNLLIEPARIEEEELTLTIVRQTGGLGISIAGGKGSTPYKGDDEGIFISRVSEEGPAARAGVRVGDKLLEVNGVALQDAEHHEAVEALRGAGAAVQMRVWRERMVEPENAVTITPLRPEDDYSPRERRGGGLRLPLLQPETPVPLRQRHAACLVRSEKGLGFSIAGGKGSTPYRAGDGGIFISRIAEGGAAHRAGTLQVGDRVLSINGVDVTEARHDHAVSLLTAASPTISLLLEREMGGAYPPSPPPHSSPTLPAAVAATMTTAIPGEPVLPRLPPSLLATALEGPYPVEEICLPRAGGPLGLSIVGGSDHSSHPFGVQDPGVFISKVLPRGLAARCGLRVGDRILAVNGQDVREATHQEAVSALLRPCLELCLLVRRDPPPPGMRELCIQKASGEKLGISIRGGAKGHAGNPCDPTDEGIFISKVSPTGAAGRDGRLRVGLRLLEVNQQSLLGLTHAEAVQLLRSVGDTLTVLVCDGFDTSTAPEVSPGVIANPFAAGLGHRNSLESISSIDRELSPEGPGKEKESASPVLSWEPESAETVGRNVEPLKLDYRILAAVPSAGSLQRGPSATTGGKMTEAPCSPGSQQTKPGVIQPLAQAWPTGSPAPRGRGGPCSPPSPDDLPANVKQAYRAFAAVPTVHPPEDSAAQPPTPGPAASPEQLSFRERQKYFELEVRVPQAEGPPKRVSLVGADDLRKMQEEEARKLQQKRAQMLREEAVTSGPDMGLTSDRESPDDQQEAEQPWAVPGHAGGRSPSSPPPLGGSAPVRTAKAERRHQERLRMQSPELPAPERALSPAERRALEAEKRALWRAARMKSLEQDALRAQMVLSKSQEGRGKRGPLERLAEAPSPAPTPSPTPLEDFGLQTSTSPGRLPLSGKKFDYRAFAALPSSRPVYDIQSPDFVEELRTLEPSPSPGPQEEDGEVALVLLGRPSPGAVGPEDMTMCSSRRAMRPGRRGLGPVPS from the exons ATGCTGAAGTGCATCCCACTCTGGCGTTGCAACCGGCACGTGGAGTCGGTGGATAAGCGGCACTGCTCGCTGCAGGCTGTGCCAGAGGAGATTTACCGCTACAGTCGTAGCCTGGAGGAGCTGCTGCTCGATGCCAACCAGCTGCGCGAGCTACCTAAG CCTTTCTTCCGGCTCTTGAACTTGCGAAAGCTGGGCCTCAGTGACAACGAGATCCAGCGGCTGCCCCCTGAGGTGGCTAACTTCATGCAGCTGGTGGAGCTGGACGTGTCTCGGAATG ATATCCCTGAGATACCAGAGAGCATAAAGTTCTGTAAGGCTCTGGAGATTGCAGACTTCAGCGGGAACCCCCTGTCCAG GCTTCCTGATGGCTTCACACAGCTGCGCAGCCTGGCTCACCTGGCCCTGAACGATGTGTCGCTCCAGGCACTGCCTGGAGATGTGGGCAA CCTGGCTAATTTGGTGACCCTGGAACTCCGGGAGAACCTGCTTAAATCACTCCCTGC gtcCCTGTCTTTCCTGGTCAAGCTAGAACAGCTGGATCTGGGAGGCAATGATTTGGAAGTGCTG CCTGACACTCTGGGGGCTCTGCCTAACCTCCGGGAGCTATGGTTAGACCGAAACCAATTGTCAGCACTGCCCCCG GAGCTAGGAAATCTGCGGCGGCTGGTATGCCTGGATGTGTCAGAGAACCGGCTGGAGGAGCTGCCGGTGGAGTTGGGTGGGCTGGCACTGCTCACAGATCTGCTGCTTTCCCAGAACCTGCTTCAGCGGCTGCCAGATGGCATTG GTCAGCTGAAGCAGCTGTCCATCCTGAAGGTGGACCAGAACCGACTCTGCGAGGTGACTGAGGCCATAGGGGACTGTGAGAACCTCTCTGAGCTGATCCTCACAGAGAACCTGCTAACG GCCTTACCCCGCTCTCTGGGCAAGCTGACCAAACTGACTAACCTTAATGTGGACCGGAATCATCTTGAGGTGCTGCCACCTGAAATTGGAGGCTGTGTAGCCCTCAGTGTCCTCTCTTTGAGAGACAATCGCCTGGCTGTCCTTCCCCCTGAGCTTGCCCATACAGCTGAGCTGCATGTGCTTGATGTAGCTGGGAACCG GCTGCGGAGTCTGCCATTTGCGCTCACCCACCTCAACCTCAAGGCACTGTGGCTGGCTGAGAACCAGGCACAACCCATGCTCCGCTTCCAGACTGAGGATGATGCCCAGACTGGTGAAAAGGTGCTTACCTGCTACTTGCTGCCCCAGCAGCCCTTGCCAAGCCTCG AAGACCCAGGACATCAGAGCAGTCCCTCAGAGAGCTGTAGTGATGCCCCTCTGAGCCGTGTCAGTGTCATCCAGTTTGTGGAGACCCTTGAAGGTGATGAGGATGCTGAGGAAGCTGCAGCTGAGAAGCGG GGCCTACAGCGTAGGGCCACACCTCACCCAAGTGAGCTCAAGGTGATGAAGAGGGGCATTGAAGAGCGCCGGAATGAGGCCTTCATCTGCAAGCCTGACCCCATCCCACCCTCACCTTCAGAGGAG GAGAAGAGGCTGAGTGCAGAGTCTGCCTTGAGTGGCGGCTCCGCCCCTTCAGCAAGCACAGCCTCCGAAGGTGAGCCTGAGATCCTCCTGGCTGAGGTGCCAGACCAGCAAGAGGCTATACCTGGGCAGGAGGAAgatacagaggaagactatgaggAG CCCACAGTGCACTTCGCAGAGGACACACTCCTACCCAGGGAAGATGGTGAATATGAAGAGGGGCAGCCTGAAACTCCCTGGCAACTGCCCAGTGGCCGGCAGAGGCTCATCCGAAAAGACACGCCCCATTACAAGAAGCACTTCAAGATCTCCAAGCTCCCACAGCCCGAAGCTGTTGTGGCCCTGTTGCAGGGGGTGCAGACAGACAGGGAGGGCCCCACTGGAGGTTGGCACAATGGCCCCCACACACCTTGGGCTCCTCGggcccaggaggaggaagaagaggaggagaacaggGTTGAGGAGGAAGGCGAGGccaccacagaagaagaagacaaagaagaggcTGTGGCTTCTGCTCCCTCTGTCAAG GGGGTGTCGTTTGACCAGGCCAATAACCTGCTGATAGAGCCTGCTCGCATTGAGGAGGAAGAG TTAACACTCACCATCGTGCGGCAGACCGGGGGCCTGGGCATCAGTATCGCAGGGGGCAAAGGTTCCACCCCCTACAAAGGAGATGATGAG GGCATTTTCATCTCTCGCGTGTCTGAGGAGGGTCCTGCAGCCCGCGCTGGAGTCCGAGTGGGTGACAAACTTCTCGAG GTGAATGGTGTGGCCTTGCAAGATGCTGAGCACCATGAGGCTGTAGAAGCACTTCGGGGGGCAGGTGCCGCTGTGCAGATGCGAGTGTGGAGGGAAAGAATGGTGGAGCCTGAGAACGCAGTCACCATCACCCCCCTTCGCCCTGAGGATGACTATAGTCCCCGGGAGCGGCGGGGAGGTGGCCTGCGCCTGCCCCTACTTCAGCCGGAGACTCCTGTACCCCTCCGCCAGCGCCATGCTGCCTGTCTTGTGCGCAGTGAAAAGGGGCTGGGCTTCAGCATTGCTGGTGGAAAGGGCTCCACGCCTTACCGAGCTGGTGATGGG GGCATTTTCATATCCCGCATCGCAGAGGGAGGCGCTGCCCACCGTGCGGGAACTCTACAGGTTGGCGACCGCGTCCTCTCG ATCAACGGAGTGGACGTGACTGAGGCGCGGCATGACCATGCCGTCTCCCTGCTGACTGCTGCTTCCCCTACCATCTCCCTGCTGCTGGAGAGGGAGATGGGAGGGGCTTACCCACCTAGCCCCCCACCGCATTCCTCCCCAACccttcctgctgctgttgctgctaccATGACCACTGCCATCCCCGGGGAACCTGTTCTACCTAGGCTGCCCCCCAGCCTGTTGGCCACTGCCTTGGAAGGACCATACCCTGTGGAG GAAATCTGCCTGCCCAGGGCTGGTGGCCCACTGGGGCTTAGCATCGTAGGAGGTTCTGATCACTCCAGCCACCCGTTTGGTGTCCAGGATCCTGGTGTATTCATCTCTAAG GTGCTTCCCCGGGGCCTAGCTGCTCGCTGTGGCCTTCGGGTTGGGGACCGCATTCTAGCAGTGAACGGGCAGGATGTCCGGGAGGCCACCCATCAAGAGGCAGTGAGTGCCCTGCTCAGGCCCTGCCTGGAGCTGTGTCTGCTGGTGCGGAGGGACCCACCCCCTCCAGGAATGCGGGAGCTGTGCATCCAGAAGGCCTCTGGGGAGAAGCTGGGTATCAGCATCCGAGGAGGTGCCAAGGGCCATGCGGGGAACCCCTGTGACCCCACAGATGAGGGCATCTTTATCTCCAAG GTGAGCCCCACAGGAGCTGCTGGGCGTGACGGGCGGCTGCGTGTGGGGCTGCGGCTGCTAGAGGTGAACCAGCAGAGCCTactgggcctcacacatgctgagGCAGTGCAGCTGCTGCGCAGTGTGGGTGACACCCTCACCGTGCTTGTCTGCGACGGTTTTGACACCAGCACGGCCCCGGAG GTGTCCCCAGGTGTCATTGCCAACCCATTTGCAGCAGGCCTTGGCCACAGGAACAGCCTGGAAAGCATTTCATCCATTGACCGGGAACTGAGTCCTGAAGGTCCAGGCAAG GAGAAAGAGTCGGCCAGTCCAGTCCTGTCCTGGGAGCCTGAGTCTGCAGAGACTGTG GGTCGGAATGTGGAGCCCCTGAAGCTGGACTACCGTATCCTGGCCGCTGTGCCCAGTGCCGGGAGTTTGCAGAGA GGACCCTCTGCAACCACTGGAGGGAAGATGACCGAGGCCCCCTGTTCCCCTGGCAGCCAGCAA ACAAAACCGGGGGTGATCCAGCCATTGGCTCAGGCCTGGCCAACGGGCTCCCCGGCCCCCAGGGGCAGAGGTGGTCCCTGTTCT CCGCCCTCCCCCGATGACCTACCAGCCAATGTGAAGCAGGCCTATAGGGCCTTCGCAGCTGTGCCCACCGTGCATCCCCCCGAGGACAGTGCTGCCCAG CCTCCAACACCTGGTCCCGCAGCCTCCCCCGAGCAGCTGTCCTTCCGTGAACGCCAAAAGTACTTCGAGCTGGAGGTGAGGGTGCCTCAGGCAGAGGGTCCCCCCAAGCGTGTGTCCTTGGTGGGTGCTGATGACCTACGGAAGATGCAGGAGGAGGAAG CTCGCAAACTgcagcagaagagggcacagatGCTTCGGGAAGAGGCAGTAACCTCAGGGCCTGACATGGGTCTCACCTCGGACAGGGAGTCCCCAGATGATCAGCAGGAGGCGGAGCAGCCCTGGGCTGTGCCGGGCCATGCAGGAGG CCGCAGCCCATCATCACCCCCACCCCTGGGAGGCAGCGCCCCAGTGAGGACAGCCAAAGCTGAGCGACGCCACCAGGAGCGGTTGCGCATGCAGAGCCCTGAGCTTCCTGCCCCAGAGCGGGCTCTGTCTCCTGCAGAACGCCGGGCTCTCGAGGCTGAAAAGCGGGCCCTGTGGAGGGCAGCCAG AATGAAATCTCTGGAGCAGGATGCTCTCCGTGCACAAATGGTCCTCAGCAAGTCTCAGGAAGGCCGTGGCAAGCGAGGGCCCCTAGAGCGGCTGGCTGAGGCCCCTTCACCTGCACCCACACCGTCACCCACACCATTAGAAG ACTTCGGCCTCCAGACAAGTACCTCTCCTGGACGCTTG CCCTTGTCTGGAAAGAAGTTTGACTACAGGGCCTTTGCAGCCCTGCCTTCTTCCAGACCTGTGTATGACATCCAG TCACCAGATTTCGTGGAGGAGCTGAGGACTTTAGAACCATCTCCCAGTCCTG GCCCACAGGAAGAAGATGGGGAAGTGGCTCTGGTGCTCCTTGGCAGGCCCTCACCTGGCGCTGTGGGCCCTGAAGACATGACGATGTGCAGTAGCCGTCGGGCCATGCGGCCAGGACGCCGGGGCCTGGGCCCTGTGCCCTCCTAG
- the Scrib gene encoding protein scribble homolog isoform X5 — protein sequence MLKCIPLWRCNRHVESVDKRHCSLQAVPEEIYRYSRSLEELLLDANQLRELPKPFFRLLNLRKLGLSDNEIQRLPPEVANFMQLVELDVSRNDIPEIPESIKFCKALEIADFSGNPLSRLPDGFTQLRSLAHLALNDVSLQALPGDVGNLANLVTLELRENLLKSLPASLSFLVKLEQLDLGGNDLEVLPDTLGALPNLRELWLDRNQLSALPPELGNLRRLVCLDVSENRLEELPVELGGLALLTDLLLSQNLLQRLPDGIGQLKQLSILKVDQNRLCEVTEAIGDCENLSELILTENLLTALPRSLGKLTKLTNLNVDRNHLEVLPPEIGGCVALSVLSLRDNRLAVLPPELAHTAELHVLDVAGNRLRSLPFALTHLNLKALWLAENQAQPMLRFQTEDDAQTGEKVLTCYLLPQQPLPSLEDPGHQSSPSESCSDAPLSRVSVIQFVETLEGDEDAEEAAAEKRGLQRRATPHPSELKVMKRGIEERRNEAFICKPDPIPPSPSEEEKRLSAESALSGGSAPSASTASEGEPEILLAEVPDQQEAIPGQEEDTEEDYEEPTVHFAEDTLLPREDGEYEEGQPETPWQLPSGRQRLIRKDTPHYKKHFKISKLPQPEAVVALLQGVQTDREGPTGGWHNGPHTPWAPRAQEEEEEEENRVEEEGEATTEEEDKEEAVASAPSVKGVSFDQANNLLIEPARIEEEELTLTIVRQTGGLGISIAGGKGSTPYKGDDEGIFISRVSEEGPAARAGVRVGDKLLEVNGVALQDAEHHEAVEALRGAGAAVQMRVWRERMVEPENAVTITPLRPEDDYSPRERRGGGLRLPLLQPETPVPLRQRHAACLVRSEKGLGFSIAGGKGSTPYRAGDGGIFISRIAEGGAAHRAGTLQVGDRVLSINGVDVTEARHDHAVSLLTAASPTISLLLEREMGGAYPPSPPPHSSPTLPAAVAATMTTAIPGEPVLPRLPPSLLATALEGPYPVEEICLPRAGGPLGLSIVGGSDHSSHPFGVQDPGVFISKVLPRGLAARCGLRVGDRILAVNGQDVREATHQEAVSALLRPCLELCLLVRRDPPPPGMRELCIQKASGEKLGISIRGGAKGHAGNPCDPTDEGIFISKVSPTGAAGRDGRLRVGLRLLEVNQQSLLGLTHAEAVQLLRSVGDTLTVLVCDGFDTSTAPEVSPGVIANPFAAGLGHRNSLESISSIDRELSPEGPGKEKESASPVLSWEPESAETVGRNVEPLKLDYRILAAVPSAGSLQRGPSATTGGKMTEAPCSPGSQQTKPGVIQPLAQAWPTGSPAPRGRGGPCSPPSPDDLPANVKQAYRAFAAVPTVHPPEDSAAQSVGLLPLQPPTPGPAASPEQLSFRERQKYFELEVRVPQAEGPPKRVSLVGADDLRKMQEEEARKLQQKRAQMLREEAVTSGPDMGLTSDRESPDDQQEAEQPWAVPGHAGGRSPSSPPPLGGSAPVRTAKAERRHQERLRMQSPELPAPERALSPAERRALEAEKRALWRAARMKSLEQDALRAQMVLSKSQEGRGKRGPLERLAEAPSPAPTPSPTPLEDFGLQTSTSPGRLSPDFVEELRTLEPSPSPGPQEEDGEVALVLLGRPSPGAVGPEDMTMCSSRRAMRPGRRGLGPVPS from the exons ATGCTGAAGTGCATCCCACTCTGGCGTTGCAACCGGCACGTGGAGTCGGTGGATAAGCGGCACTGCTCGCTGCAGGCTGTGCCAGAGGAGATTTACCGCTACAGTCGTAGCCTGGAGGAGCTGCTGCTCGATGCCAACCAGCTGCGCGAGCTACCTAAG CCTTTCTTCCGGCTCTTGAACTTGCGAAAGCTGGGCCTCAGTGACAACGAGATCCAGCGGCTGCCCCCTGAGGTGGCTAACTTCATGCAGCTGGTGGAGCTGGACGTGTCTCGGAATG ATATCCCTGAGATACCAGAGAGCATAAAGTTCTGTAAGGCTCTGGAGATTGCAGACTTCAGCGGGAACCCCCTGTCCAG GCTTCCTGATGGCTTCACACAGCTGCGCAGCCTGGCTCACCTGGCCCTGAACGATGTGTCGCTCCAGGCACTGCCTGGAGATGTGGGCAA CCTGGCTAATTTGGTGACCCTGGAACTCCGGGAGAACCTGCTTAAATCACTCCCTGC gtcCCTGTCTTTCCTGGTCAAGCTAGAACAGCTGGATCTGGGAGGCAATGATTTGGAAGTGCTG CCTGACACTCTGGGGGCTCTGCCTAACCTCCGGGAGCTATGGTTAGACCGAAACCAATTGTCAGCACTGCCCCCG GAGCTAGGAAATCTGCGGCGGCTGGTATGCCTGGATGTGTCAGAGAACCGGCTGGAGGAGCTGCCGGTGGAGTTGGGTGGGCTGGCACTGCTCACAGATCTGCTGCTTTCCCAGAACCTGCTTCAGCGGCTGCCAGATGGCATTG GTCAGCTGAAGCAGCTGTCCATCCTGAAGGTGGACCAGAACCGACTCTGCGAGGTGACTGAGGCCATAGGGGACTGTGAGAACCTCTCTGAGCTGATCCTCACAGAGAACCTGCTAACG GCCTTACCCCGCTCTCTGGGCAAGCTGACCAAACTGACTAACCTTAATGTGGACCGGAATCATCTTGAGGTGCTGCCACCTGAAATTGGAGGCTGTGTAGCCCTCAGTGTCCTCTCTTTGAGAGACAATCGCCTGGCTGTCCTTCCCCCTGAGCTTGCCCATACAGCTGAGCTGCATGTGCTTGATGTAGCTGGGAACCG GCTGCGGAGTCTGCCATTTGCGCTCACCCACCTCAACCTCAAGGCACTGTGGCTGGCTGAGAACCAGGCACAACCCATGCTCCGCTTCCAGACTGAGGATGATGCCCAGACTGGTGAAAAGGTGCTTACCTGCTACTTGCTGCCCCAGCAGCCCTTGCCAAGCCTCG AAGACCCAGGACATCAGAGCAGTCCCTCAGAGAGCTGTAGTGATGCCCCTCTGAGCCGTGTCAGTGTCATCCAGTTTGTGGAGACCCTTGAAGGTGATGAGGATGCTGAGGAAGCTGCAGCTGAGAAGCGG GGCCTACAGCGTAGGGCCACACCTCACCCAAGTGAGCTCAAGGTGATGAAGAGGGGCATTGAAGAGCGCCGGAATGAGGCCTTCATCTGCAAGCCTGACCCCATCCCACCCTCACCTTCAGAGGAG GAGAAGAGGCTGAGTGCAGAGTCTGCCTTGAGTGGCGGCTCCGCCCCTTCAGCAAGCACAGCCTCCGAAGGTGAGCCTGAGATCCTCCTGGCTGAGGTGCCAGACCAGCAAGAGGCTATACCTGGGCAGGAGGAAgatacagaggaagactatgaggAG CCCACAGTGCACTTCGCAGAGGACACACTCCTACCCAGGGAAGATGGTGAATATGAAGAGGGGCAGCCTGAAACTCCCTGGCAACTGCCCAGTGGCCGGCAGAGGCTCATCCGAAAAGACACGCCCCATTACAAGAAGCACTTCAAGATCTCCAAGCTCCCACAGCCCGAAGCTGTTGTGGCCCTGTTGCAGGGGGTGCAGACAGACAGGGAGGGCCCCACTGGAGGTTGGCACAATGGCCCCCACACACCTTGGGCTCCTCGggcccaggaggaggaagaagaggaggagaacaggGTTGAGGAGGAAGGCGAGGccaccacagaagaagaagacaaagaagaggcTGTGGCTTCTGCTCCCTCTGTCAAG GGGGTGTCGTTTGACCAGGCCAATAACCTGCTGATAGAGCCTGCTCGCATTGAGGAGGAAGAG TTAACACTCACCATCGTGCGGCAGACCGGGGGCCTGGGCATCAGTATCGCAGGGGGCAAAGGTTCCACCCCCTACAAAGGAGATGATGAG GGCATTTTCATCTCTCGCGTGTCTGAGGAGGGTCCTGCAGCCCGCGCTGGAGTCCGAGTGGGTGACAAACTTCTCGAG GTGAATGGTGTGGCCTTGCAAGATGCTGAGCACCATGAGGCTGTAGAAGCACTTCGGGGGGCAGGTGCCGCTGTGCAGATGCGAGTGTGGAGGGAAAGAATGGTGGAGCCTGAGAACGCAGTCACCATCACCCCCCTTCGCCCTGAGGATGACTATAGTCCCCGGGAGCGGCGGGGAGGTGGCCTGCGCCTGCCCCTACTTCAGCCGGAGACTCCTGTACCCCTCCGCCAGCGCCATGCTGCCTGTCTTGTGCGCAGTGAAAAGGGGCTGGGCTTCAGCATTGCTGGTGGAAAGGGCTCCACGCCTTACCGAGCTGGTGATGGG GGCATTTTCATATCCCGCATCGCAGAGGGAGGCGCTGCCCACCGTGCGGGAACTCTACAGGTTGGCGACCGCGTCCTCTCG ATCAACGGAGTGGACGTGACTGAGGCGCGGCATGACCATGCCGTCTCCCTGCTGACTGCTGCTTCCCCTACCATCTCCCTGCTGCTGGAGAGGGAGATGGGAGGGGCTTACCCACCTAGCCCCCCACCGCATTCCTCCCCAACccttcctgctgctgttgctgctaccATGACCACTGCCATCCCCGGGGAACCTGTTCTACCTAGGCTGCCCCCCAGCCTGTTGGCCACTGCCTTGGAAGGACCATACCCTGTGGAG GAAATCTGCCTGCCCAGGGCTGGTGGCCCACTGGGGCTTAGCATCGTAGGAGGTTCTGATCACTCCAGCCACCCGTTTGGTGTCCAGGATCCTGGTGTATTCATCTCTAAG GTGCTTCCCCGGGGCCTAGCTGCTCGCTGTGGCCTTCGGGTTGGGGACCGCATTCTAGCAGTGAACGGGCAGGATGTCCGGGAGGCCACCCATCAAGAGGCAGTGAGTGCCCTGCTCAGGCCCTGCCTGGAGCTGTGTCTGCTGGTGCGGAGGGACCCACCCCCTCCAGGAATGCGGGAGCTGTGCATCCAGAAGGCCTCTGGGGAGAAGCTGGGTATCAGCATCCGAGGAGGTGCCAAGGGCCATGCGGGGAACCCCTGTGACCCCACAGATGAGGGCATCTTTATCTCCAAG GTGAGCCCCACAGGAGCTGCTGGGCGTGACGGGCGGCTGCGTGTGGGGCTGCGGCTGCTAGAGGTGAACCAGCAGAGCCTactgggcctcacacatgctgagGCAGTGCAGCTGCTGCGCAGTGTGGGTGACACCCTCACCGTGCTTGTCTGCGACGGTTTTGACACCAGCACGGCCCCGGAG GTGTCCCCAGGTGTCATTGCCAACCCATTTGCAGCAGGCCTTGGCCACAGGAACAGCCTGGAAAGCATTTCATCCATTGACCGGGAACTGAGTCCTGAAGGTCCAGGCAAG GAGAAAGAGTCGGCCAGTCCAGTCCTGTCCTGGGAGCCTGAGTCTGCAGAGACTGTG GGTCGGAATGTGGAGCCCCTGAAGCTGGACTACCGTATCCTGGCCGCTGTGCCCAGTGCCGGGAGTTTGCAGAGA GGACCCTCTGCAACCACTGGAGGGAAGATGACCGAGGCCCCCTGTTCCCCTGGCAGCCAGCAA ACAAAACCGGGGGTGATCCAGCCATTGGCTCAGGCCTGGCCAACGGGCTCCCCGGCCCCCAGGGGCAGAGGTGGTCCCTGTTCT CCGCCCTCCCCCGATGACCTACCAGCCAATGTGAAGCAGGCCTATAGGGCCTTCGCAGCTGTGCCCACCGTGCATCCCCCCGAGGACAGTGCTGCCCAG TCTGTGGGCCTGCTCCCCCTCCAGCCTCCAACACCTGGTCCCGCAGCCTCCCCCGAGCAGCTGTCCTTCCGTGAACGCCAAAAGTACTTCGAGCTGGAGGTGAGGGTGCCTCAGGCAGAGGGTCCCCCCAAGCGTGTGTCCTTGGTGGGTGCTGATGACCTACGGAAGATGCAGGAGGAGGAAG CTCGCAAACTgcagcagaagagggcacagatGCTTCGGGAAGAGGCAGTAACCTCAGGGCCTGACATGGGTCTCACCTCGGACAGGGAGTCCCCAGATGATCAGCAGGAGGCGGAGCAGCCCTGGGCTGTGCCGGGCCATGCAGGAGG CCGCAGCCCATCATCACCCCCACCCCTGGGAGGCAGCGCCCCAGTGAGGACAGCCAAAGCTGAGCGACGCCACCAGGAGCGGTTGCGCATGCAGAGCCCTGAGCTTCCTGCCCCAGAGCGGGCTCTGTCTCCTGCAGAACGCCGGGCTCTCGAGGCTGAAAAGCGGGCCCTGTGGAGGGCAGCCAG AATGAAATCTCTGGAGCAGGATGCTCTCCGTGCACAAATGGTCCTCAGCAAGTCTCAGGAAGGCCGTGGCAAGCGAGGGCCCCTAGAGCGGCTGGCTGAGGCCCCTTCACCTGCACCCACACCGTCACCCACACCATTAGAAG ACTTCGGCCTCCAGACAAGTACCTCTCCTGGACGCTTG TCACCAGATTTCGTGGAGGAGCTGAGGACTTTAGAACCATCTCCCAGTCCTG GCCCACAGGAAGAAGATGGGGAAGTGGCTCTGGTGCTCCTTGGCAGGCCCTCACCTGGCGCTGTGGGCCCTGAAGACATGACGATGTGCAGTAGCCGTCGGGCCATGCGGCCAGGACGCCGGGGCCTGGGCCCTGTGCCCTCCTAG